From the genome of Streptomyces ficellus:
CCGCCGGCCGAGCACGAGATCCGCGCGATGCTGGAGGCCGACGCCCGGGCGACGCTGGACGCGCTCAAGGGGTAGGGCTCGAGGGCCGGCGCTCAAGGGACAGCGCTCAAGGGGTGGCGCCGGGCGCGTATGCGGCGTCGTGCGCCCACGTCAGGAGTGTGTGGGGGCGGCCGTTGCTGCGTACCGTCGCGGGCGGTTCGCCGGTGGGGCGGAAACCGGCCGCACGCGCCACGGCCGTGCTGGCGGCGTTGTCCGGCTCGATCTGGAGGATCACCCGTCGCAGGCCCAGCACGGCGTGGGCGTGGGCGGTCAGCAGGCGCGTGGCGCGGTGCGCGAGGCCCTGGCCGCGGTGGGCGGCGCCCACGGCGTACCCGATGGCGCCGCTCGTGACGCCCAGCAGGACCTCGCCCAGCGGGGTGCCGCCGTCCCGGGTGATCGCCAGGTGCAGCCGGGTGCCGTCGGCGCGGGTGCGGCGGATCATCGTC
Proteins encoded in this window:
- a CDS encoding GNAT family N-acetyltransferase; amino-acid sequence: MGPLTLTDGEIVLREWTDADVPAMAELFDDPAVAHRTPLASPFDEAAATAYLTMIRRTRADGTRLHLAITRDGGTPLGEVLLGVTSGAIGYAVGAAHRGQGLAHRATRLLTAHAHAVLGLRRVILQIEPDNAASTAVARAAGFRPTGEPPATVRSNGRPHTLLTWAHDAAYAPGATP